The segment TGTTCAACCCGTCACGCCTCCAGGGATGACCATAACGGGAAGCGGGCCCTATAGGCGGCAGGCCCTCGAAACGCAAGCGCGGCGGCTCACTGGATGCGCTTCACCTTCAGCCCTTCGGCCTTCAGCATTTCCTGCACCGATTCCTTGCCGGCCAGATGGCCCGCGCCAACCGCCATCAGCACGGTTCCCGGCGTGTCCATCCGCGCCTTCACCCAGCGCGTCCAGTTCTGGTTGCGCTTGCGCAGCAGCACGTCGGTCAGCTCGGGGGTCATCTGCAGTTCGTCGTCAAAGGTCATCGCGATCTTCGACGTGTCGCCGCTCGCCCAGGCGCTCATCATCTTGTGAAACTCGCCCTCGGCATCCTTGCTGCTGTCGATGACGCTCAGCAGGAACTGGCGCTGCACCGTTTCGGGCAGCGTGTCGAAATAGCCCAGCTGCTGCTCGGTCGTCTCCAGCCCCGCCACGGTCTTGCCGGCCTTTTCGAAGCTGCCGGTCAGCTGGCGTTCGACGCCGTCGCTCGCACGGATGTTCGCCTGCGCCAATGTGGTGGCGGCCAGCGTCGTCGCCGCGGCCCAGGTTTCCATGCCGTCGAGAAAGTCCATCGGGATCTTCGCGCTCTCGATGATGGTCTTCAGCTCGGCGCGCTTTTCCTGCGGTACGCGGTCGAGCAGCGGGGGCAGGCCGGGGGATCGGCCCAGCCGCGTCATGATCTCGGCGGTCTTGGCCGGGTCCTTGTCCATCACGACTTCGAGCATCAGCTCGTTCGCCTGCGCTGCTGCCTTGTCGAAATTCTTCGTCCGCCACGCATAATCGGGCGGCAGCATATGGATCGTCCCGAACAGATAGATGGTCGTGTCATGGTCCGACACTTTCCAAAGCCCGGGCTTTGCGGGCGCAACCGCTTCGGTGGGGGAGGAGCAGCCGGTGATCAGGCCGAATGCGGAGAGAATGATCGTCAAGGGGCGCAACATGGCGCCCCTTATTCCCGCTCCTTCCTGAACGGGCAACAACGGCGTGTTGCCCGTCGTCGGCTTTCGCATCAATATTGAACGCGCTGCGTGTCGATGCTCAGCGCCTTCAGCTTGGTCTGCACGCTCGCTTCACCCGCAAGGTGCCCGGCGCCCACCGCAAGGAACACCGTGCCGGGCTGCTCCAGCCGGGTCTTGATCCAGCCGGCCCAGTTGGTGTTGCGCTCGCCCAGCAAGACGCGGTCCAGCGCTGGCGTGTTGCCCATGCCCTCCTTCATCGCATTGCCCACGCCCTCGACATCGGCGGCAGACCACAGCGCGATCAGGTTTTCGATGGCAGGCGCGATCTCGTCCTGCATGCGGACGGTCACGTTCAGATAGTCGATCTGCTCGGCATCGGTCAGCTTGGCGAAAAAGCCCAGCTGCTCTTCGGCCGTCTCCAGCTGGCCAATCTTCTTGCCCGCGCGCTCCGCCGCGTCCTGCAGAATGCGTTCGGGCCCATTGGCTGGATCATAGCCGAGCTTTGCGATCGGCAGCGCGGACAGCGTCATTGCCGCAAACCAGGGACGCGCCTGTTCGAACGCCTGATAAGGGATGCCCAGGGCTTCCAGCGCCTTGGTATAGGCGGCCCGGTCCTGCGCGCCCAGCTGCTGGCTCAACGGGGCGGCGCCCGGGTTCATCGCCAGTTTCTGGATCACGCCCATCATCGTCTGCGAGTCGGGTTCGATCATCTCGATCACCAGTTCATCCGATGCATCGAACGCTTTTTTCACGCCATCATCGAACCATCCGAGGCCGGGCTTCAGCATATGGATGGTGCCGAACAGATAGATTGTCGTGTCCTCATCCTTCACCACCCAGAGCGCGGGATCGATGTCGACCGTCGGTTGTGCGGCGGGCGCGGCGGTCGTGGCCGGTTCGGCGGCAATGGCCGGGGCACAGAACAGGGTGGCGCCAAGCAGGGCGCTGATCAGTTTTTTCATGGAAAGTCGTCCTTTGAGAAGGGGAGAAGGGGAGAGGGGCGGCGCCGGTTAGCGCCGCAGCTTCATCGCGAAATAGGAAAGCGCGCCGCCAAGCGCGGAGATGATGAACATGCCTTCGGCGCCGGGGGCGGACAGCAGCCCCGCCTTGCCGAGCAGCAGCCATGGCACATAGGCGGCCAGTGCCAACGTACCGCCGATCGCCGCCGCGTTCACATTCTGCGTCCATTCATGCTCGTCCATGATCCGGCGCGACCAGAAAAGCATCAGGGCGAATGCCGCGATCACCATCGCCGATAGCGCGATCGCTGTCATCGGTGCAAAGGCCAGCGCATCGGCGCCTTGGCCGAGCCGTGCGGCAAAAAATCCGAACGCCGCGCCCAGCAAGCCCACGCCGGCAATCCCGCGCAGATACCGGCGCGTGCGGAGCCGTGCGCGGTCCTCGCCCGAAAGAATGGGGGTGTCAGCCATTGGAAGCCTCATCATGTTCGTCATCGAAAATCTCCTCGATCGGCATGCTGAAAAGCCGACCGATCTTGAAGGCGAGGGGGAGCGACGGGTCATATTTGCCCGTCTCGATGGCGTTCACCGCCTGTCGCGAAACGTCGAGCCTGCCGGCCAGCTCAGCCTGGCTCCAGTCCCTCTCGGCTCGCAACACCTTGAGCCGGTTCTTCATGCGCTCTCCTTGGATCCTTCGAGGTCGCGGCATCCGAAGCAACATCGCGCGCTCCTCTCCGGTGTATGTCACTATCGCGCGACTTTGTGTCAAGTATGCTTGACTAAATGTCATCGACTCATGTCCATGTCAAGCATGCTTTACAAATCGTCGCTAGGGGCTGACATTCCTCGCGATCCTTGACCGCACGGGGCGCATCCGCCAAAGGGCGGCCGGGTAACTTTTTGCATCTGCGAAGGCTCTAAATTGACCGATTCGAACGCGGCAAAACGCCCGGGAATGAGTTTCCAGCGGCTGATCCTCACGCTCCATGATTATTGGAGCGACAAGGGGTGCGTGATCCTCCAGCCCTATGACATGGAAATGGGTGCGGGCACCTTCCACCCGGCAACGACGCTGCGCGCGCTTGGTCCCGATCCGTGGAACGCTGCCTTCGTCCAGCCCAGCCGCCGCCCGACCGATGGCCGCTATGGTGAAAACCCCAATCGCCTGCAGCATTATTACCAGTATCAGGTGGTTCTGAAGCCGAGCCCGCCGAACCTCCAGGAACTCTATCTGGGGTCGCTCGAGGCCATCGGCATCGATTTCACCAAGCACGATATCCGCTTCGTCGAGGACGATTGGGAAAGCCCGACACTGGGCGCCTGGGGCCTTGGCTGGGAAGTCTGGTGTGACGGGATGGAAGTCACCCAGTTCACCTATTTCCAGCAGATGGGTGGTTTCGACTGCAAGCCCGTGACCGGCGAGCTGACCTATGGTCTCGAACGTCTCGCCATGTACATCCAGGGCGTCGACAATGTCTACGACCTCGCGTTCAACGATCACGGCGTCACCTACGGCGATATCTATCACGAGAACGAGGTGCAGATGAGCACCTGGAACTTCGAGATCGCCGATACCGATCGCCTGTTCGATGCCTTCCGCAAGGCCTCGGCCGAATGCGAACTCTGCCTCGAAAACAAGCTGCCGATCCCCGCTTATGAGCAGGCGATCAAGGCAAGCCATTATTTCAACCTGCTTCAGGCGCGCGGCGTGATCTCGGTCGCGGAGCGTCAGGCATATATCGGCCGCGTCCGCGATCTCGCAAAGGGCGCGTGCGCTGCGTGGATGGAAAAGAACGGATGGGCGGCGTAATGGCGGATTTTCTTCTCGAGCTGCTGTCGGAGGAAATCCCGGCGCGCATGCAGGAAAAGGCGTCGGCTGATCTTGCCCGTCTTTTCGCGGAAGAGATCGGCAAGGCCGGTCTCAAGCCCGCATCCATCGAAAGCTTCGTCACCCCGCGCCGCATGGCGCTGATCGCACGCGGCCTCCCGCTTGAAACCGAGGCGGTGAGCGAGGAACGCAAAGGTCCCCGTGCCGATGCGCCCGAACAGGCGCTGCAGGGTTTCCTGAAGTCCACCGGATTGACGCGCGAACAGCTTGTCGAGCGCGCGGACAACAAGGGCAATGTCGTCCTGTTCGCGGTGATCGAAAAGCCGGGCCGCCCGACCGCCGAGGTGATTGCAGAGGCGATCCCGGCTGTCATCCGCGCCTTTCCCTGGCCGAAATCGATGCGCTGGGGCGCGGCGTCTTCGTCCACCGAAAGTCTGCGCTGGGTGCGCCCGCTTCAGGGTATCATCGCGCTGCTCGGCAACGATGTCGTTCCGCTCGAGGTCGACGGCGTCGTCTCGGGCTCCGACACGGTCGGCCACCGTTTCCATCATCCGGGCCGCATCACCATCGGCAATGCCGATGATTATGCCGCCAAGCTGCGCGCCTGCCATGTCATCGTCGACGCCGCCGAACGCCGCCGCATCATCGCCGACGGCGCGGCCGCTGCGGCCAGCGCCGCGGGGCTGACGTTGGTCGAGGATCATGGGCTGGTCGCCGAAAATGCCGGCCTCACCGAATGGCCGGTGCCGCTGCTTGGGGGCTTCGACCCGGAATTTCTTCAGGTCCCGCGCGAGGTGATCCAGCTCACCATGCGCACCAACCAGAAATATTTCGTGCTCAACGATGCCGACGGCAAGCTCGCGCCCAATTTCGTCTGCACGGCGAACATCGCGGCAGCCGATGGCGGCAAGCTGATCGCCGACGGCAATGCCAAGGTGCTCGCCGCGCGCCTCTCCGACGCCAAGTTCTTCTGGGAACAGGATCTGAAGGTTCCTCTCGAGGAACAGGCAAAGAAGCTCGAACAGATCGTCTTCCACGAAAAGCTTGGAACGGTCGCCGACAAGGTCGATCGGATCGCCAAGCTCGCGCGTTGGCTGGTTGAAGGGGGCATCATAGAGGGCGCGAACCCCGATCAAGCCGAACAGGCCGCACGCCTCGCCAAAGCCGATCTCGTCACCGGGATGGTCGGCGAGTTTCCTGAGCTTCAGGGCGTCATGGGCGGCTACTACGCCCGCGCGCAGGGCTTACCCGATGCGGTCGCCGACGCGATCCGCGATCACTATAAGCCGGTCGGGCAAGGCGATGATGTGCCAATTGCGCCGGTGACGGTGGCGGTGTCGCTGGCGGATAAACTGGATACGCTTGTTGCATTTTTCTTCGCGGATATGCCGCCCACGGGCTCGAAAGATCCTTTCGCACTGCGGCGTGCCGCACTTGGCGTTTTGGAGTTGGTTACGCGCAACAAGTTACGGATGAGCTTGTGGGAAGCGATAACCCGTGGGCTCCATGGAATGACGACGTTACGTTGTTCGCCCGACATGACGGACGAAGCTTTCGAAGCGCACAATCAAGCAATGCGGGCGACTTTCGAAACACTGCCTCCATTTTTCGCGGACCGCCTGAAAGTCCAGCAGCGCGAAGCGGGCGTCCGTCACGATCTCATCGACGCGGTGTTCGCGCTCGGCGGTGAAGACGATCTCGTGCGCCTGCTCGCCCGGGTGAAGGCGCTTCAAGCGTTCGTCACCACCGATGACGGCGTCAACCTGATCGCCGGCTACAAGCGCGCCGCGAACATCCTGAAAAAGGAAAAGTTCGAGGCCGCATCGGTCAATTACGAACCGCAGGCCGAGGAAGCAGCACTTCTCGCCGCGCTCGACGCGGCCGAGCCCAAGGGCGCGGCGGCCGTCGCGGCGGAGGATTTCGAGGGCGCGATGGCCGCGCTCGCCTCGCTGCGTGCGCCGATCGACGCCTTTTTCGACAAGGTGACGGTGAATGACGCTGATCCCGAAAAGCGTGCAGCCCGTCTGACGGCGCTGGCGCGCGTGCGGGATGCGGTTCACCGGGTCGCGGATTTCTCGAAGATCGAAGGCTAACCGCGCGCCAAGACGCGGGGCAGGGTAAACTTTAGCATGTCAACTTAGTCGCCAACGTGTGGAGACAATGGCGGCCAGGCAGGGACGGACGATTGATGACGAAATATGTGTATCGCTTCGGCGGCGGCGTGTCCGACGGCGGCCAGGGGGACAAGAACCTCCTTGGTGGCAAGGGGGCCAATCTCGACGGCATGGCCTCGATCGGCCTGCCGGTGCCGCCGGGCTTCACGATCACGACCGAAATGTGCACCCGCTATTATGACGATGGCGAGGTCTTCCCCGAATCCCTGCGGGAAGAAGTTGCCAACGGCATCGCGCATATTGAGGGCGTGACCGGCAAGAAGTTCGGCGACGTCGCCGATCCGCTGCTCGTCTCGGTCCGTTCGGGCGCGCGCGTCTCGATGCCGGGCATGATGGATACTGTCCTCAACCTCGGTCTCAACGACGAAACCGTGACGGGTCTCGTTGCGGCTTCGGGCGATGCGCGTTTCGCCTGGGACAGCTATCGTCGCTTCATTCAGATGTATTCGGACGTCGTGCTCGAACTCGATCACGGCTCGTTCGAAGAAGCCCTTGAAATCGCCAAGGAAGATAAAGGCTTTACGCTCGACACCGAACTGTCTGCCGAGGATCTTCAGGCGCTGGTCTCCACCTATAAGAAGCTGGTCGAGGAACAGTGGGGCAAGCCGTTCCCGCAGGATGTGAACGATCAGCTCTGGGGCGCGGTCGGCGCGGTGTTCG is part of the Sphingomonas sp. C3-2 genome and harbors:
- a CDS encoding TraB/GumN family protein — its product is MLRPLTIILSAFGLITGCSSPTEAVAPAKPGLWKVSDHDTTIYLFGTIHMLPPDYAWRTKNFDKAAAQANELMLEVVMDKDPAKTAEIMTRLGRSPGLPPLLDRVPQEKRAELKTIIESAKIPMDFLDGMETWAAATTLAATTLAQANIRASDGVERQLTGSFEKAGKTVAGLETTEQQLGYFDTLPETVQRQFLLSVIDSSKDAEGEFHKMMSAWASGDTSKIAMTFDDELQMTPELTDVLLRKRNQNWTRWVKARMDTPGTVLMAVGAGHLAGKESVQEMLKAEGLKVKRIQ
- the glyS gene encoding glycine--tRNA ligase subunit beta — encoded protein: MADFLLELLSEEIPARMQEKASADLARLFAEEIGKAGLKPASIESFVTPRRMALIARGLPLETEAVSEERKGPRADAPEQALQGFLKSTGLTREQLVERADNKGNVVLFAVIEKPGRPTAEVIAEAIPAVIRAFPWPKSMRWGAASSSTESLRWVRPLQGIIALLGNDVVPLEVDGVVSGSDTVGHRFHHPGRITIGNADDYAAKLRACHVIVDAAERRRIIADGAAAAASAAGLTLVEDHGLVAENAGLTEWPVPLLGGFDPEFLQVPREVIQLTMRTNQKYFVLNDADGKLAPNFVCTANIAAADGGKLIADGNAKVLAARLSDAKFFWEQDLKVPLEEQAKKLEQIVFHEKLGTVADKVDRIAKLARWLVEGGIIEGANPDQAEQAARLAKADLVTGMVGEFPELQGVMGGYYARAQGLPDAVADAIRDHYKPVGQGDDVPIAPVTVAVSLADKLDTLVAFFFADMPPTGSKDPFALRRAALGVLELVTRNKLRMSLWEAITRGLHGMTTLRCSPDMTDEAFEAHNQAMRATFETLPPFFADRLKVQQREAGVRHDLIDAVFALGGEDDLVRLLARVKALQAFVTTDDGVNLIAGYKRAANILKKEKFEAASVNYEPQAEEAALLAALDAAEPKGAAAVAAEDFEGAMAALASLRAPIDAFFDKVTVNDADPEKRAARLTALARVRDAVHRVADFSKIEG
- a CDS encoding helix-turn-helix transcriptional regulator — protein: MKNRLKVLRAERDWSQAELAGRLDVSRQAVNAIETGKYDPSLPLAFKIGRLFSMPIEEIFDDEHDEASNG
- a CDS encoding glycine--tRNA ligase subunit alpha, which codes for MSFQRLILTLHDYWSDKGCVILQPYDMEMGAGTFHPATTLRALGPDPWNAAFVQPSRRPTDGRYGENPNRLQHYYQYQVVLKPSPPNLQELYLGSLEAIGIDFTKHDIRFVEDDWESPTLGAWGLGWEVWCDGMEVTQFTYFQQMGGFDCKPVTGELTYGLERLAMYIQGVDNVYDLAFNDHGVTYGDIYHENEVQMSTWNFEIADTDRLFDAFRKASAECELCLENKLPIPAYEQAIKASHYFNLLQARGVISVAERQAYIGRVRDLAKGACAAWMEKNGWAA
- a CDS encoding TraB/GumN family protein; the encoded protein is MKKLISALLGATLFCAPAIAAEPATTAAPAAQPTVDIDPALWVVKDEDTTIYLFGTIHMLKPGLGWFDDGVKKAFDASDELVIEMIEPDSQTMMGVIQKLAMNPGAAPLSQQLGAQDRAAYTKALEALGIPYQAFEQARPWFAAMTLSALPIAKLGYDPANGPERILQDAAERAGKKIGQLETAEEQLGFFAKLTDAEQIDYLNVTVRMQDEIAPAIENLIALWSAADVEGVGNAMKEGMGNTPALDRVLLGERNTNWAGWIKTRLEQPGTVFLAVGAGHLAGEASVQTKLKALSIDTQRVQY